A segment of the Parasynechococcus marenigrum WH 8102 genome:
ACGCAAGGAAGGCGAAACAGTGGCCTGGGCCTGGTTGCTCCTGCTCTCACCACTGTGGGTGATGTTGTTTGGAGTGTTCGGCATTGCGCCGGTGATCACCCGCACATCCGACATCCTGCCGATTGTTCGGAATGGCGTGGGTTTCCTGGCTGGTGCTGTGGTCGCTTACCTCATTGCCCAAGCGACGGTGGGGCGGCGCCTCAACCAGGAACCGGAGAGTTGAGGGGAAACTCTCAGAGTTGGGTCGCGCAGGCGATGCGGGACCCTGTGCAGATCGCTGGTGGAGGTGCCACGTTGAGGGCAAGTTGCTGGCGCTTCTCGTCGCGGATACGGCGCAGCTCATGAAGATTCACGTCGTAGAAGGAACGGAGCCGTGAATACTTTTTGACGGGCTGGCCGTAAAAACTGCGTCCGGCAAGGGTCGGGAACGATGCCCACTCGGGAGCCAGCATGGCAGTCAGCACCGGAGTGAGTGTTCCGGAATCCGTCAGACCGAGGGCCTTGCGACGCTGGATCAGGAACAGCGCGCCCTGGTCCTGGGCTTCAGGCCCGAACCCCCGTACACCGATGCTGCGCTTCACCAGGTTCCAGGTGAATGGCATGAATTGGTACGCACCTGCTGCGGCACTGGCGTAGCGCGATCGGTAGATCACACGGTTGGGATGGCGGTCGAGCGAGGGCATCAGGCCTCCGCCGAACATCACGCGATAGCCCACATCAAGCCCACCCTTCCAGGTGCCTTCAGCGAAGCGGATGGTGTTGAGCATCGCCCGGCGTTCCGGGGTGATCACATAGGGGATGGCCCGGGACGGAACGGCATCGGGCTCACTGAGCAGCTGAGCACGGGAATCAGAAGGAAGAAGCGTCGCCGCAGTGGGGGAAGGCGAAACCACCAGCGGCAGGGAACCTGCGATGACGGCAGCGGCAAGCGACTTGCGACCGATCAGAGCGCGGATAGCCATAAGGAGCATTCAGGGAGCAGATCTGCAACGGAGGCCGAGACAATCAGAAGCGGATAATTGTCTTCAGCGAGCGAAAAGAATACATTTTCCTTTCTTCATGACTTTGTCGAAGACGGATACAAGAGCAATAGGCATATATGCCAGTCAACAAATCGACCATTGCATCAACGCCGGCAAAATGTCGCCACTGACTCACATTTTATTTTTTTGTAGTTAATAACACAATTGGTCGCAGACCCGGACCAGCTGCTCAGCCGCCTGCAGCGCCCCACCAGACGACAGCGGCTCCGCCTCGGCAGGCAACAGCGGTTGATCCAGCTGCCAATCACTGCCCATCAACTGATCGCGGCTCAGCAGTCGGTGACGTCCATGCCGCGTCAGGCCCTGCATCAAGGCGCTGACTTCAGCGAAATCCCTGCGCACCACCACATGCAGGCCCAGATCAAGCGATAGGGCCTCACAGAAGGTGCTGAAGCCCGGCTTGCCGATGTGCCGCTCGCAGTAGGGAAACGCGTCCATGGGACGCACCCCGGCCGGCAACAGCGTCAGGTTGGCGATACCGGCCAATCGCGCGGAGGTCTGCGGATCGGGCGGACAGGCCATCAGGAAGTGATGATCCGGCCAGTGGACGAACAGCTGCGGATCCAGCTCCAAACCCATTCCACCGAAGCCCACCTGGATGATCGGTGAGTCCATGTCCGCCAGAAACGCTTTCAGGGCGTCCGGCAGGGCCCTGGGGGTGCCGCAGACCAGGTCGAGCCGTTGTTCAGGCAGCCCCCAGTCCATAGCGAGATCAAAGGGGCAGCGCAGCAACAGCTGCCCACACCGGTACGCCGCCTGCGCACGCTCCGCCATCAGCTCAAACGCGCCGCCGAAGGGGCGATAGATCGCATCCCAGCCGAAATTGCTCATCCACACCAGAGGCGCATCAAGGGCTTCAGCCAGCAACGCCGCAGCGGGAGGAATGTCCCCCAGGATCAACACCGGCAACCCCTGCTCGCGCAGCCAGCTCACCTCCGACTGAATTTGCTCCGGCAGTCGGGCATCGAGTTCCGCCAGGGCGATCAGCGTGGCGGATGGATCGGAACCGAGCGCATCGGCCTGCACCATCCCCACATCCCAGCGACAGGGACGTTGTTCGATGCCCCCATCCCCCAGCAACAGCGACAGAAAGCCAGGACTGACAATCGAACTCATCACCAGTCGCCAATCGGGCCGAAGCCGGCGCAGCTGCTGGAGCACAGCGGCATCCCTGGCGGCATGGCCAAAGCCATGGCTGCTGCTGCAGACGTAGATCAGCACGCCAGAGGCTCCTGTTGTGGCAACAGCTCCTCATGCATCAGTTGGCCGTCCGGTTGATACCAGCGGTGGCTGAGGTGCGTCAGGGCAGGCCCCTCGAACTCCGCCCAGGAGAGATGCAACAAAAGCTTGTTGCCGGTATCGCGACCGCTGCGGGGGACGCAGGCGGCATTGAGATACGCCGTGCCACGGCGATCACGCAGCAGGCTCTGGCGCAGACCGGAGCCTCGTTTGAGCTGGTGATGCATGTGGCCGAACACCACCAGATCGGGAACACGGTGGCGAGCGATGCGATCGATGGCCAGGGCCAGATCCTGATCGCCCCAGTCCAGAGCTGGGATTTTCCAGTCACGACCGCAGGGGCTGGCGGGATCCGAGCCGAGACCGGTGGGTCCGCAGTGGGCCATCACCACCAAGGGCTGATCCGCAGGCACCTCAGCAGCAGCTGTCGCAATGCGCTGCGCCGATTCCTCCAACGACACGGGGCCGTAAACGGCCTCAACGGCTTTCGACAGCTGGAACCCGCCACCGGAACTGCAGGGTCGCCCCCCCACGATCGACAGCGGCAAGGGGTCGAGACGAAGCCGTTGCCAGGCGCAGTGAACACCATCCAACAGAGTGAGTTGCTGGCGCAGCACACCACCGCTGCGGTCTCGTCCACGATCGTGATTGCCCAGGATCACCGCCTTGGGATGGGGCAAGGAACGGATCCGACGGGTCAAGCGCAGATCGCCATCGCTGAGATCACCGACGAACAGAACAGCATCGGGGCGAAGCTGGTTCAGCAGGCGCTCATCCTCCGCACCCCAGGCGCCGTGCAGATCTCCTGCAATCGCGAGACGGAGATGCGTCAGAGCAGATGCCTAGGCTAGGTCCCATCCTGCCCCGTCCAGACTCCGATGAGCGCTGACACCGCCCTCGTTGCGGCGATCAACCGACTCCGGCAGGAGCGCAATGCTGTGATCCTGGCGCACTATTACCAGGAACCTGAGATCCAGG
Coding sequences within it:
- a CDS encoding glycoside hydrolase family 24 protein yields the protein MAIRALIGRKSLAAAVIAGSLPLVVSPSPTAATLLPSDSRAQLLSEPDAVPSRAIPYVITPERRAMLNTIRFAEGTWKGGLDVGYRVMFGGGLMPSLDRHPNRVIYRSRYASAAAGAYQFMPFTWNLVKRSIGVRGFGPEAQDQGALFLIQRRKALGLTDSGTLTPVLTAMLAPEWASFPTLAGRSFYGQPVKKYSRLRSFYDVNLHELRRIRDEKRQQLALNVAPPPAICTGSRIACATQL
- a CDS encoding TIGR04168 family protein, with translation MTHLRLAIAGDLHGAWGAEDERLLNQLRPDAVLFVGDLSDGDLRLTRRIRSLPHPKAVILGNHDRGRDRSGGVLRQQLTLLDGVHCAWQRLRLDPLPLSIVGGRPCSSGGGFQLSKAVEAVYGPVSLEESAQRIATAAAEVPADQPLVVMAHCGPTGLGSDPASPCGRDWKIPALDWGDQDLALAIDRIARHRVPDLVVFGHMHHQLKRGSGLRQSLLRDRRGTAYLNAACVPRSGRDTGNKLLLHLSWAEFEGPALTHLSHRWYQPDGQLMHEELLPQQEPLAC